The genomic DNA TATTCTCTGATTGTTTCCTTCCATACCTTGCGAGGTCGTCTGCTTGAATCACTCTGTGCTGTGAAACTTTCTCAACACCGATGAAAACACACCGAAGGAGTCTAGGGTCGCTCGTGATAGTCGCATAACGGGGGGGGGCATCGAGTCCGTGTTGAACGAGCTGTAAGCTACGGCATGCTCGCGGAAGCAGTCAAGGGGCCTTGCTGGGCACTTGGATCATCAGTGTTGAGGGCAAAATCAGGTCTGTTCAGACTAGCCGTTGCGGATCCCAAGCAAAACCCAATTTTTCCCGACCACCCTTTCTCCTTACACCCTCTAAAGAAAAGTCGTACACCATGCCGCCCTACCCGGCACAACTTGCCATCGAAGAAGCGTTGCGCGCATAAAAACAAAGGAGAAAATAAGCCAATGAATGCTCTTTCCTTCCAACTCACACACAGGTTTCTGCTTTAAAGTCGTGGATACACACAATATACACAGCGGACCCCGGCACATCCAAATGGGGGAGGTTCTGTCGGGTTGTACAGGGTTGTACCTGATCCGTCGCTTCTCTTCTTGCGTTCTCTTTCCCAGTTTCCTTGGCGAAACTGAAGATCGTCTTCTGAATCGAGCTGTGCGCGATTCTTTGGTTTCCCTCTCTTCAGTATCTTGATTGTCGAAAAGAAAATCCTCAGCAAATCCGATTCAACTATGTTCGTATAACGGGTTGACTTTTATAACGGAGAAAGAATTCGTGCCCCTTCCTCCCACCAACGGTTTAAGATTGGGGAAGGCAAAAAGAAGGCATCCGAGAACGAAATTTGGTCATGTGTGGTTGAAAAAGGGGCGGCTAGCTTACACCTGCTCTGCgccccagccgccgtcggcctcgcgcaTGTTGGCTGGCGGCTCGATCTGGGGAACGAACTCGAGAACGACGTAGGCGACGCCGatgaggccgacgatggaACCGGCAATGATCTTGAAGACGCCGTcggagaggaggatggagcCGATAAAGATGTAGACTGAGAGGGGAGCAATACGTTAGGATCGCCGATGGTATGCGGAGGGATGACTTGGAGAACTAAGACTTACAAACACCACGGCCGAtaaaggagaagaggaaggaggcGTAACGAGAGACTTGGGGAGGGATCTGGAACTCTGGAACAACGTTAGAAAGGCTTTGCTGAGAGGGGCGGGCATTGTCAAGTACCGAGGAGAGCGGTGCCTAGTTGAGTGTTGGTTAGCTACGTCACTGGCAAGCAAGTATTGCAAATCTTGAGGAGAGGCTTACAGAGACCGAAGAGGATCACGTAGGCACCGACAATGATGCCCTGGCTACACAGGGAGAACAGTCAGTCTAGGCTTCTCAAATTGCCATGTTGACTTTGTGTCCGGTTCGTCGCGACGAAGGGGATTCTTGCGTCGCACAAGGAACCGTGCGCGCGGGCATGCGGACAGGGGGTCCGTCGGAGGGATTGGGCGGGACGTACAAGTTGAAGTTGAAGAATTGGGCAATGCCGCCCAGGACCATGATGGTCGCTGTGGCCAAGTTGACGATGCGGCTGATGAGAGAGACATAAGGTTAGCGGTTTGCGACTGCGCCCAGGGGGTCGAGAGAGCAGCAGGGTAGCTCTGCAGGGCTTCATGATGGACCTACAAAGTGTCGGAGAGCTCCATTTTGACGGTTGTGGGAATTGCGACGTTGGTGTTGGGATTGGTTGGAGGTTCGATGTGGGAGGTCGACAAGATGTAGtgaaagagaaggagaagctgACGTGGATGGAGCGGCCAGGCAGCTGGATATCGCGGGTTCGGGAGAAGACGTGTTGTGTCTTGTGTGGGTGTGAAGGAGCAAGGTGTGTGACGTCCGTAAAAAGAGGCTGGGTTGGTTGTGTCTGACTCCTGAAGCTGGTAAACCTGGCAGTAAGATACAAAGGGTTGTGTGGTGGATATCTGACCGGCCGGTACCAGTACCCGCTGGTGTATGGCTTTACACGCACAGTAGAGGTAAGCGTTTTCATCGAGCAAAGTACAGAGTACTGCCACCAGCCACATAAAGGAGACCCATCCAGCCTCTTTTCTCCAGGCACCTACCTTGGTAGGGGTGTCTCAGTGACACCGACTCCTACCCGCTCTGGCAGGCACGAGCGGGAGCACGGTGACCGCCTTCCATACCTAGTCGGACGGCATAGACAGGCCTGTGAGATTTGCAGCGTCGGTTGCGCTTAGCTGAGGCAAAGACGAGATGAGAGACCTTCTCACCAGCTTCAATTGATGGTCTGATATCAGGACGTCTACCACGTCCAAATGTTCTTATCGCTCATCCCGCCACGTCATAAAATGTGATCGAACTCACCTGATATTCTCATTCGCCACTACTTGTACAATTACGTTCGCTCCATGTCCTGGTCATGTTGGTCCTTCGAGTTTCCGTACACAGGCAGAGCCACCACATTGGCCGGCTGCCAGGGCAAGCTTTGTTCGCCGGCATTCTGAACATTCGGAGGTCTATACACACACCCCCGGTGCAAACGAAGCACCATTCTCCTATCAAGGATATCAGAAACATCGGGATCATCGCCCATGTTGATGCAGTTTGTGACCATCCACCCCAACGTGGCCTACGTTGACGAGACAGCTGACTCTATCTATCACAGggcaagacgacgacaactgAGCGCATGCTGTACTACAGCGGTGTGACGCATCGTGTTGGAGGTATGTGGTGTTCATCACAACTCCCGTTCAGGCTCTTCAAGCTAGGCTCCACTTTCAAATGAACGAGATCTGTAGCCTCGGGGTGAAGAAGAGGCTGTACCAGGACCTCCCGGCTGACAACGAAAATGCAGATGTTGATGCAGGGAACACAGTGACCGACTTCCTCGACCtggagcgagagagaggcatCACGATTCAGTCAGCCGCCATCACTTTTAACTGGCCCCTCCCTGAAGAGTGCCCACAAGGCACACGCCCGAAGACAATCAACCTCATTGACACTCCGGGCCATCAGGACTTCAGATTCGAGGTTGACAGATGTTTACccgtcctcgatggcgctGTGTGCATCATTGACTCGGTCAAGGGCGTGGAAGCTCACACGGAAAGAGTGTGGGCTTCAGCGCACGATCACAAGATCCCCCGCATCGTTTTCGTCAACAAGCTCGACCGAGACGGCGCCTCCTTCCGCAAGTCCGTCTTGGAAATCGGCTCCCGTCTAAACGGATGGCCGCTCGTCTGTCAAATTCCTTGGTGGGACGGCGAACAGTTCGTGGGCGTCATTGACATCATTGATCGTGTTGGTTACCGATGGAAGACGGAAAAGCAAAAGACCAAGTACGAGTTTGCAGAACTAAAAGTGGTGCTCTCGGGCAATCCCTTACTTGAGGAGATAGAGAAAGCTCGCGAGCGCCTTGTTGAGGGCCTTGCTGAGTGGGATGAGGCTATTATGGACTTGTTTGCGGACGACCACAGCAAGATCACTGGGAAGATGCTCAAGGAAAGCGTCCGGAGAGCCATCCGCAGCGGCGATGGTACCGTCATCCCCGTCCTGGCGGGTGCAAGCTTCCGGCACATTGGCGTCGAACCCCTGATGGACGCCATCGTCGATTATCTCCCCAGCCCCGACGAACGTCCTGAGCTCGAGATCCGAGCAGGCCCAGCGAAGCACAACCTGGTAAAGCTCCTGGAAGGAAACACGGAAAAGAAGTCAGGAAACCACCGTATAGCTGCTGTGGCCTCAGTCTTCAAGGTCTACAACCATCCCAAAGAGGGGATTCTGAGCTTCGTGCGTGTCTACTTTGGCGAACTCCACAGGAACTCGTCTACCTGGAACACGCACAACCAGGGGGCCGAGCGGCCATTTGGCTTGTTGCAGATTTCCGCGGCCAAGACGGAAGACGTACAGCACCTTGCGACGGGTCAGATCGGCGCCATCAAGGGCTTGAAGAAGGCTCGCACGGGCGATACGATTCTCACAGCTGTAGGCCAGAGACAGATTCCGGATGCGCTCAAGCACATTCAAATTCGACCACCAGAGATTCCACCTCCAGTGGCTTTCCTCGCCATTGACCCGCATGGGCCAACTGCGGCCAAGGAGCTGGAGGTCGCACTGGAGAACGCGTCCCGAGAGGACCCCAGCTTGAGGTGGAACCGCGACGAGAAGACTGAGCAATTCGTTCTCCAGGGCATGGGCAAGCTGCATCTGGACATTGCCGTTTACAACCTGAAGCAGAACCCCAAGGTCCAGGCTGACTTTGGGCCCATCGAGGTTGACTACAAGGAGTGCATAACCTCTCCAGTCGGGCCGCATCACGTCAGCTTCGACAGGGTTGTCGCGAGCAAGTCGGGCAAGGTATCGTGTAGCGCCGTCCTTGAGCCCCTGGAAGACCACCACCGTCAAGCCGCCCTGGAGCCCACCGTAGAGCGCGACGGCAACATGATCCACGTCATCATCAACCTGCCCGAGGATGGCATCGCCAGCTTTGACCCGGAAGAAGCCCGCCAGCAGCTCATTAACGGTGTCGTCTCCGCGGTGGCCCGCGGCCCGCGTCGTGGCTCCCCTGTGCAAGGCTGTCACATCACTATTACTGTTGACGCCGAGTCCACCGAGAACCCGTCAGGCGGTCACTTCACTGGCGCcgcgtcgcgcgccgtgCGCGAGGCCCTCCGCGAGGCGCACACCGTCCAGCGAgccgtcggcatcctcgaACCCGTCATGCTGGTGCATATCAGCTGCCccgaagcggcggcgggtatGGTGCAGCACGACATCTCCTccggggcgggcgggcacGTGCTCGAGGTAAACGACAAGTCGGCTGAGTCGAGCTCCCGCATCGACGTGAGCAGGATCTACGCACCACCAGACCCGTATGAGACGGTGGCGTCACTTCGGGGGAAGAAGTCGTTGGCGCGGACGGTGGAGATCGTGGCCAAATTGCCGTTCAAGGAAATGCTCAACTTCGATGAGCACCTACGTGGTAAGACAGGTGGTCGGCATtcgatgacgatggcatTCGACAGTTTCGACCGTGTCGTTGGCTCGCGAGAGAAGGCGCTGTGAGAGAAGACGGCGGTGGTGAGCCTGGATGCATGTACAACACGATAAAATCGCCCTTGTGGCCCAGAGGTGCTGAGGATGTAAGATATACGTGAAATTCCACGCTGTAAGAGATCGTGGCATGTGGTGCAATCAATCGCAAGAAGGGCGAATTATACAGAGCACACTACCAGAAGTTAGTTCGCTCCAAGCAAAGCGGCGCCTCGGGACAAGTCGTTCACCGGGATCCGCTGCCGGTCGTCTTCAAGGGAGACACGCCGGGCCGGACTAGCTTGCCCGAAGTATTGCGCTCCCGGAGCCATGCGAAATGGGTAGTCAATTTCACTAGGTACAATCATGCCTGAGGAATATTTCGCACCTAATTCTAAAACCGAACCAAACCAACTGACACAGAAAACCATTGTGTTGAAAGGAGGGATGCAGGTGGTTTCGCGAGCGGCAAAAGTCAAAAATTTGATAGCACAACCTGGTTTCGATCCAGGGACCTCTGGGTTATGAGCCCAGCGCTCTACCCCTGAGCTATTGTGCTTGGGCTGATTGGTGATCAGAATGAATCAATTGAGTAATATGTACCTCGTGTCTCAAAGCTCTGACCTCGCCCCACCTCAGCAACGACGAACACTGGTCTTTTACCTTCAGCAAACCTGACGAGTTCAGGCTTGCGGTTGCACTTGAATAAGGTCTTTGAGGCTGTTAGAGAGACCAGGCGCAATAATGTTCAAACACTTCAATAATGAGCCAGTGGAAGAATGGTCTCACTTCAACACTTCAACACGAGTTGTTTTTGAACTACCTAACCCTGAGTGGTACCCTTGGAAAACCACTGATGTTTGAGCATTTCGCTCTTTACTGCCGTGAGCTCTTCTATTCACCGAGACAGCGAGCACCAGCTTGTTTTCGTCGGTATGAACGAGGTGTTCAAGATATCGCCGACATGACTGTAAGCTGTTGCGCGACTACCAAGCTCTTCTGGAAACCAATCAATGCGTACTGGCTGGCTCATTAAtagactttttttttttttggagcCGTTGGGGTTACTGCGGTGTGACATGACCTAGCGCGCTACTTCTGTTCTATCACGAGAATTGGGATGAACTGCCATGCTTGTTCATGCTCGTCTGATTCACTCGATCGTTCTACCAGAACGACGTCTGCCTAGGCACACCATCAAACCAGTGAAAAACAGAAGCTAGGCAGCAAGAATCTATCGAGGTGTGTGATGCTACCGAGAATGATGCCATCCCATCGGCCTTGGATGGATTTGTTTTGCTGCCAAGGACCGGGTTTTCCATGAAGAGAATACGACCTGAAAATTTTAATCCAATCATAATTATGGCGGTCAAAGATTTTAGGACAAATTGGAGTGTTAACAAAGTAAAAGTGAGACCCAGCCGCTACCGGTGGGATAATACGGCGTGTATGGCGGTTGGATTCAACTCTTTTCTGTCTGATCTCAACAACGGTCCGACGTCGACAGGAAAGAACGAGACCATCATCGTCAGGAAGCGATCTGAATATACTTACAAGCGAACAAAGACGTAAGAATACACCTCCTTAAACCACTTACTGACTTCTACTCAAGTACTGCAATCAGCGTCGGATTGTGGATGTTGTTGAGGATGAACGACGGAGATTGCATCGGGGACAGCTTCAGATTAAATCTGACATGGATCACCGAGTAAGATGGCCCTTTCCGAGATCGATTCCGAGGTATTGCGTGTCTTTACAACTTTGGCTGGGGAAAGGATGGTGTCACTGACTCACGTACAAGCTCTCGGATGCAAAATAGTTCCCCGGATGCAAAATATATGTCGACGCGGACATGAGAATGTCCACTACCTGGGATACCTGAGCCACTCTTTGTAAGAATTTCTCTCCAAGGCGTCAACATCGGCGCGCGCGGGTTACCACTACACTGGGGTCCCGGGAACATTTTCCAATAAATGCGTCGCCTTTCTTCCCTCAACATCGTGCTACCTACCTTTCCCTATCCCACCTCCCCTTCTGCCTTCACTCAAAATGATCAACacgctcgccctcgccctgtCATCCCTGCTGGCCTTGCCAGTCAGTCTGGCTTGCCCTACCAAGCCTCACACCAACACTACTTGCCGTCCCGTCTCGGGAGACAAGACGATCTCTTCTTTCCAGCTGTACCCCGAGAATGCGGACTACGACACAAAGCGCTGCGTTGCGTATCTAAGGTCCGGCCACCAGCCCTCCACAGCGCGACGTGTAAGAAGCTAACTTTCTCACCAGCGTTCTCTACAACTCCACCGTGGCCGTCTGGGACCCTTACACGAACTCCGTCGTCGACACCATTGCCGTGCCGGGCCTGAGCTTCAACCCGACACTCCACTCCAGCGGCGTCCGCCGCGATCCGCTGGACCGCctctccatcatcatcgacgccggcgccgccttcgacaCGGCCGGCCAGGACATCTCGGGCGACAATTTCCTCGTCAAGTACGACCTCGCCTCGCGTCAGGTCCTCTGGCAGCGCAACCTCACTGCCGTCACGGGCGGCGTGTACAGCGGCTTCCAGGACACTGCCCACGCTGCCGACGGCACCAccttcgccctcggcactttccccagcagcatcatccGCGTCagtgccgacggcgagaccgccgccgcctggtaCCTGCAGACGCCCCCTGACCACACGGTACACGGCCTCTCGGGGCTCGTCTCCTCGCCGGACGGCAAGTCGCTGCTGGTTGTGGACAACGCCGACGGTCAGCTCTACCGCTTCgacatctcggccgccgaggggGCGCCGGTCCGCGTCC from Colletotrichum higginsianum IMI 349063 chromosome 3, whole genome shotgun sequence includes the following:
- a CDS encoding Translation elongation factor G, which encodes MLVLRVSVHRQSHHIGRLPGQALFAGILNIRRSIHTPPVQTKHHSPIKDIRNIGIIAHVDAGKTTTTERMLYYSGVTHRVGDVDAGNTVTDFLDLERERGITIQSAAITFNWPLPEECPQGTRPKTINLIDTPGHQDFRFEVDRCLPVLDGAVCIIDSVKGVEAHTERVWASAHDHKIPRIVFVNKLDRDGASFRKSVLEIGSRLNGWPLVCQIPWWDGEQFVGVIDIIDRVGYRWKTEKQKTKYEFAELKVVLSGNPLLEEIEKARERLVEGLAEWDEAIMDLFADDHSKITGKMLKESVRRAIRSGDGTVIPVLAGASFRHIGVEPLMDAIVDYLPSPDERPELEIRAGPAKHNLVKLLEGNTEKKSGNHRIAAVASVFKVYNHPKEGILSFVRVYFGELHRNSSTWNTHNQGAERPFGLLQISAAKTEDVQHLATGQIGAIKGLKKARTGDTILTAVGQRQIPDALKHIQIRPPEIPPPVAFLAIDPHGPTAAKELEVALENASREDPSLRWNRDEKTEQFVLQGMGKLHLDIAVYNLKQNPKVQADFGPIEVDYKECITSPVGPHHVSFDRVVASKSGKVSCSAVLEPLEDHHRQAALEPTVERDGNMIHVIINLPEDGIASFDPEEARQQLINGVVSAVARGPRRGSPVQGCHITITVDAESTENPSGGHFTGAASRAVREALREAHTVQRAVGILEPVMLVHISCPEAAAGMVQHDISSGAGGHVLEVNDKSAESSSRIDVSRIYAPPDPYETVASLRGKKSLARTVEIVAKLPFKEMLNFDEHLRGKTGGRHSMTMAFDSFDRVVGSREKAL
- a CDS encoding COPI associated protein, with product MWLVAVLCTLLDENAYLYCACKAIHQRVLVPAGQISTTQPFVSYCQVYQLQESDTTNPASFYGRHTPCSFTPTQDTTRLLPNPRYPAAWPLHPRQLLLLFHYILSTSHIEPPTNPNTNVAIPTTVKMELSDTFRIVNLATATIMVLGGIAQFFNFNFQGIIVGAYVILFGLCKPLLKICNTCLPQSLSNVVPEFQIPPQVSRYASFLFSFIGRGVFYIFIGSILLSDGVFKIIAGSIVGLIGVAYVVLEFVPQIEPPANMREADGGWGAEQV
- a CDS encoding Tri14-like protein, with the translated sequence MINTLALALSSLLALPVSLACPTKPHTNTTCRPVSGDKTISSFQLYPENADYDTKRCVAYLSVLYNSTVAVWDPYTNSVVDTIAVPGLSFNPTLHSSGVRRDPLDRLSIIIDAGAAFDTAGQDISGDNFLVKYDLASRQVLWQRNLTAVTGGVYSGFQDTAHAADGTTFALGTFPSSIIRVSADGETAAAWYLQTPPDHTVHGLSGLVSSPDGKSLLVVDNADGQLYRFDISAAEGAPVRVPLTGAELIGTALDGVSIPSRYHGTVILVSDNAAGTVVLRSQDGSWDAAEVLGTVPASPLAEGGASVTTVQVGGSVYAVSEWFMDDKVAGTLAGNRTEWPLVDISAQIDALLI